ACATGTTACTAAGCCCGGTAACAATTTACTAACTCGTTACTACTCCTCCACATGGGTTCCTATTTGCACCcagaaacacacacacacacacacacacacacactcttaTAACACGCCAAGAGGAGGGCCCCACGGGTTTAATGGGTACAGTGCGTATGAAGTGCGTGCATTAGGTATGTGTCCGGCGATGCGTACTGTGTGTCCCGGGGGGACACGTTTCGACTCATCACTCGCCTTGTACAGAGGCGCAAAGCGGTTAAGCGCTCGACGGGTCACGAGGCGCACCGATCGTACAGTCCACGTGTCACCCACAGCGCCAGCTTTCGGAGCGAACGGTCACGTCCGAGTTGGGGGGACCGTGGGCCCTGTCCGCTTTTTGTTCGGGTGCGACGCCGCCCGCATGCGACCGTCCCCCTGAACGTATTGGATGATGATATGTGGGTGGGTCTCCCACGCAATGCGGTAGTTATATTActgatattatatttttaactaattaaaatatttttttaatttatttattttattataattataaaaaaatatttatattatatatattttttataaaaaattatgattagtTTGTTATTGATAATATGATACAAGTGGGAcgtaataaattttttcataGCGAATCTGATATAGCCAGCGCttgaaaaattatagatttgtTTTAGAACTTCAGAATAGGAGTGAAAACTAGTCggataatatctaattttatatacaaaatttttccaATTCGGTCAGATCCAGCAAATacgaatataatttttaaaagttcaaaattatataaatattttcaaaaattcgatgtaaatatgaatattcaaaaaatattattatatatattattaattaaatattgtgGAAGATAAATAGATGCTGTGATTTGCACAGAAGATAGAGGGCTTGTCtccttattaatttattttcaaatttaatgataattattattatttaaatttatacacatatgtaaatttaaatttagagagtcgtaattctttattttgaactttaatttaaatagtgaatttatatttaaatttaaatttcaagtcgAATTTTGATTAcgaatttaaaaagtaaacttaaaattttattttgaatttaaatttgagttgaaattttagtgaaatcttatatttatattgcgaatctaaattctattttaaatatttctaatcaataaataatgttttaataatgaaataatagtataaaaaaataaattcgattctaataataataataaatatgtcaaatatcagaattttaaaaaatattgtattatatcCGAATTTACTTTTAacaaatgcaaaaataaaaaattaatatttaatattatattcgtATAGAATTCgtatttaaatgaaaatatcaATGCTATTTCGTACAGTATCCGAGCGTATTGGACTCATTTTTACCGCTACTTGGGAATGCCTAAAGGGTTGGTGCGGGGCCCACGCATCGTCCGCCGTGTCCCCAGTCCACTAAGCAAGAGCCGCGCTTAGCGCCGTACGAGCCCCGCGGGCCCCACGGGACAGCTACGTTTTGTTACTTTCCACCTCCACCGTCCGATTCGCGGACCCCTCTCCTCCGGGCCCTCCATCTCCCTCGATCCCCACCACCCTATTTCCTATCGTCGATTGCACCACTACTACCCGGAGTAAAGAATCCCGGCCGTCCATTTCGTGGGCCCCGGGTGTCAGTAAATGCATACATACACGATCTTTCTTTCCGTTACACCCAACCTTTGACCGGTTTCAAAGATCGCCGCGATCGTGACTCGTGGGCCCACCGATTCCGGAAACTGCAACCAACCACGTAACGAAGTTACAATTATACCCTTGCCATTTCTTCTATTGATGTAACTGTTTGTTTTTAAATCATGTTTTAGTTTCATTTAACgatgagttattattattatttttattattatttattatttattttttaagattcgTCGTATCCGCTTGCATCGAGGGAGAGCGTGGCCAATCATAGCGAGTGAACCGCACAAATAAAAATTGCGGGGAACGGGTGGGGCCCGCTTGCCATGATTAAAAAAGGTGGACCGGGTTCGGTTCCACTCGGGCGAGTCGAACCGGGGGCCGAGTTGGGCCGGATGTCGTTGTCCGAAGCCCACTTTCCCCGCTGTCTCTTTTAAATAGCAGAGTAGGACGCTTGTTCTGCCCCATTTCTCGGTGAGTGGGGGCGGAGTtttctatcctttttttttttttcttctctaaaGAGAaccgcgagagagagagagagagagagtagggagaGTGGTTGGAGAAGGGGACGGAGCGCTTGtgtgggaggaagaagaaacgTTTGTGAGGGAGGACGAAGCGCTTTGTTCTTCATTTTCCGTCTCCGATCACGGTAAAGAGCTTCCGGAACCtcttttttctgtatttttttagatttttttttttagttttctccTAGTAGATCTTTCGATCTCTTCTTCCGATCTCTCTTTGtagttttatttggttttttgtGAAGTTTTTTTTGAGCGAGCGCACTTTTTGGATGGGAAAAAGTAGTGTTCCTTGGTTTTCATGTGTATTAGTCGAAATTTTAAGCAGCGATTTTtaggtttctagggtttttgtGGCCGGATGAGGCAGATCGATCTGTTTGCTGCGCTGATGAAGTAGTTGTGGTGGAGATTTGTTTGTTACATGTTCTTAGTCTCCATTTTGAGTCCGTACTCTTTGTGACGGTTCCTTTCTCGGTTTGAGTACTTCAGATCTAGCGATGATCGAAGCCTCCTGTGTTGCTTTTCCTCTGTTTTTTTCATGGATTCAACGATCCTTGTTTGTTCATTTGTTTCTAGTGTGATCGGTGGTGGATTCATAGTTTTTCCCCCTCCATTtccctttctttatttttccctGATCGGAGGAGTTTGATTTGTAAACTCCTGTGGAGTATGGAGGAAGCTCATTTCTCGTCCTAATCGGTTGCGTGAAGCCTTCTTTGTTCATGTTTCCTCCTTTCCGTGTATTGCATTCATGTGTGTTTACACTGTAATGTGTTCAAAACTTGGAAACAGTTCCTACTTCCTGCAAAATCTATTCTGGAGTTGTTCCGTGCGTGCTGTATAATACATGTAACGTTGCATTCGGTGTTGGTTCTGAGTCCTCAAGTGTTTCTATTGGTTGTTAATTTACTACTTTATTAAGTTCTTTTGGTTTATGCTGTATTTATTCCTTTTTGGTGAACTCTTGCTCCagacattttttgttttttgtttttattgtgAAGAGTTAATTACACTTTCAGAGTGGAGGTGATTGTCACATCAGATTTAGTGATTGCCACATCAGATTTAGTGTTCCCCTAAAAGTTTTAATACTGCATGACTTAAATGTGCTTTAATGAACTTAAAATCACGAGGAAACGCACCCCCAGGATTTAGTATAGTCCTGGGTATAAAATATAGTAGGGTTAAATCTCTTAATTCGGTTATAGTATTTTTGGCGGTGGTTAGGCTGTTAATTGGGTTACGCGTGCTAGAGCTAGAGTAGTTTTAGGATGTTGGGTTAAGCGTGCTAGAGCTAGAGTAGTTTTAGGATGGGTAACCCCTTGGGTAGTGGGGTGGCACACTTACACTGTTGCATGTGGAAATACTATCATCATCTCTTACATAAAGCTAACAAAATTCCCTGCTTTTAGCATTGCACTCTGTAAGTTTTTCTCTGACAGCGTGTGGAATCTGTCTGTTGTGATGCATTGTCaattagtatttttgttttgtttctggttttgaatttaaatgctTGTTTTTTGTGGGGATTCTTCTTTCTTGTGGCTACATAGAGTAATTTCATAGTGTGGGACTAGCGTATCTCATACTGAAGGACAAGTTATTCGCTGTTTTCACTTGTTTTGTCCCCTGGATTTATTTGTCATCATCATGTCAATCTGGTTGCCAACGCAGTATTGTTATTATTGTACTGGTTGGAAGTAAGATAAGCATTTCTATGgctatgttttctttttaatatctTTATACTGTGATTGAAATGCTGCTGCTGGTTTTGTAGCTCATAACTCCTCATATAGCTGTTCTGCACTAAATGCTAATGAAGCCTACTAATAGGAGTTCTCTGTTATGCATTACTTTGTCTATTTTATATTCCAAATTTATGAAATAACTATTACTTTTATCTACCATAAAAAAATTGCTGATTTCCATGATGAATCTGTAATAATGGCATTTTCTGCGTTCGACTTTGATCTTTGTATTGTATATTTGCAGTTGTTGGCTCTCATGAATATCTTCCTAAGCTTTTGTTCTGGTCATCTGTTTCTCCAATTTACCATTGATATTTGTTGAAAGGATTATTTGGAGCAGATAAGCTCCAAGGTTCCTATATACGTGAACATTATCTTTTTGGACATGTTTTATGATTTCGCTCCCATTCCACCAATTTCTGTgattttcttttcccttctttcttGAACATTGTGTTAAATTCCTtcattttgtttatatatgatgAGTGTTGTTTCTTTCTCTTGCAGCTGTAGTCATGGTGAGGAAAAGAAGAACTGGACCTCCTGGCTCTGCAGAGAGCTCTCAGTCTACAGAGGGCAGTAGTAGCGGCGAACAACGTGCTCCTCAGCAGCGATCTGAGCGGGCCCCAATGCCACAGCAACAGGGTGGCGGACGGGCCTGGGCCCCAGCTCATCCCCAACAAGGAGGCCGGGGGGGTGGACAATACCATGGCCGTGGGGGCGGTCAATACCAGGGTCGTGGTGGTGGGCAGTACCAGGCACGTGGGCAACAGGCAGGTGGCCCACCTTCCGAGTACCAGGGGCGTGGTGGTCCCCACCCACGGGGCGGAATGCCACCTCAGCAATATTACGGTGGTCGCAGGGGTGGTGGCAGTGGCATGACAGGTGGGCGCGGTGGTGTTCCCGTCGCCGCAGGTCCGTCAAGAACGGATCCCGAGCTGCACCAAGCAACCCAGGTTCAATATCAAGCCGCTCAGGCTGCATCATCCCTTTCTGAAGCTGGTTTGTCCTCTCAGCCTGCGGAGGTGAGCCCAGAGCAAATTGAACATCCGTTTCAGCAACTCACGATCCAGGGTACTGGTTCTACTAGCCAGGCAATACAACCAGTTTCAAGCAAGTCAGTGAGATTTCCACTACGCCCTGGAAAAGGCAGTGTCGGAGACAGGTGCATTGTGAAGGCGAATCATTTCTTTGCTGAGCTGCCCGATAAGGACCTTCATCAGTATGATGTATGCCTTTCCTTCATCTTTTCTATTGTTCGCATGGTTTTCTTCTGCTGCTAACCATCTGTAAATTGTTTGAAATTAGGTGACTATTACACCGGAAGTAAGCTCCCGTGGTGTGAATCGTGCTGTCATGGCGGAGCTAGTGTCTCTGTACAGGGAATCCCATCTAGGTGGGCGCCTTCCAGCTTATGACGGCAGGAAGAGTCTTTATACTGCTGGTCCTTTGCCTTTCTCTTCCAAAATCTTTGAAATCACGCTACATGACGAGGAAGAAAGTCTAGGCGCCCCAAGGTATTTCTTCTAGAACGCCATTGTGTGCTGATACCATTTTGAATTAATCATTGCTGTTGTGAGTTAAACTGATGTGTGCTTATCATGCAGGCGAGAAAATCCGTTTAAAGTATTGATCAAATTTGCTGCTCGTGCTGATCTTCACCATTTAGCAATGTTTCTGGCTGGAAAGCAGGCAGATGCCCCTCAAGAAGCGCTGCAAGTTCTTGATATTGTTCTACGTGAACTACCTACTGCAAGGTAATTGTTCTTTTGCCGAATGGctgttttaatatataatttgttctattttaagtgTTGACTCTCACATTCAACCTTGTGCTACTGCAGATATTCACCAGTTGGCAGATCATTTTATTCACCTAACTTAGGGAGGCGCCAGCAACTTGGTGAGGGGTTGGAGAGTTGGCGTGGCTTTTATCAGAGTATTAGGCCCACTCAGATGGGATTGTCCCTTAATATTGGTTAGACCAAGTTCTTATCTGAATTTCCTTCTTCTGTTAGTGCCTGTAAGCTCAAGAAATCTCtttgaaaatttcaataaaGTAGCTGGAATAAGGATCTGTTTTGTCTTAAGCACGTAAGCTTGAGCACGAAAGGAAGAAAAGGTTTTGTGGGGGAAGGAATCTACTATTTTTTTGGGGTATTTAGTTAGTGAAAACAGGAAGTGAGATGACTTTTGATATGAaactaaaatatcaaatttctaaCACCATCAATTCCTGTCAAAAGATTTTCAGCAAAAAATGGATTTTACTAAATATTACGACTCCTAGCTAAATACATCCTGAATTTGAAGCtgtgtaaatatttattattgacCTGTGATTTTTATTTGCTGCCCTGCTTTTATCTATCAGAAATTTATCAGCAGTACagtatttaaatataatcaaGATTATTCTACTAAAGCATCCCCCCCCCCGCCGCCAACCCTTTCTTGTAGATATGTCNCCCCCCCCCAACCCTTTCTTGTAGATATGTCTTCGACTGCCTTCATTGAACCATTGCCAGTAATCGACTTTGTGGTGCAACTTCTGAACAGAGACATTTCTGCTAGACCATTATCTGACGCCGATCGTGTGAAGGTCTGCTTTTCATCTGTTAAACTTTATGTACTGATTTAGGATATTTTTGGGTAGTTGATTTGAATGAACTCTTGCAATATACTTTGGTTggtatgtttttatctttttaattctGATCTTGTgtatcttgattttttttctagatCAAGAAAGCTCTAAGAGGTGTGAAGGTTGAGGTTACGCATCGAGGCAACATGCGCAGGAAATATCGTATATCCGGCCTCACATCACAGGCAACTAGAGAGTTGACGTATGTGGTTTTTCATTGGTTATGTGTCGCATCTCATGCAGTATTGCATGCTTTAATCtgtttgtatttttatatttttggaatGACATGCTACCAGGTTCCCTGTGGATGACCGTGGTACGATGAAGTCTGTTGTCCAATACTTTCAGGAGACCTATGGTTTTAACATTCAACATACCACTTTGCCTTGCTTGCAAGTTGGCAATCAACAGAGACCTAACTATCTTCCCATGGAGGTCAGCATGTtgattaacttttattttttattttggctgCTCTTAAGCTTCAATATACGGATTTCTTGTATCAACTGTGATATATCTTTTGTTTCTGCTAGTCGTTCTGTGTGGCTTTTTAATTGTGTATGCATGCTAACATTCAGGTCTGCAAGATAGTTGAGGGTCAGAGGTACTCGAAGAGGTTAAATGAGAAACAAATTACTGCTCTTCTTAGGGTGACTTGCCAACGCCCTCAAGAGAGGGAGCTTGACATTTTGCAGGTGATTATGTTGCTTTACCTCTTATAGAGTGCTTTATGGAGCAGCATTGTCATGGAAACGTACAGTTCACTACACtaactctatttttttaaatatatatttttttaaaatatagaatacTACTGTTGTTGTAATGAAGCATACGGTTCATGACATTTGCTTGCCGTAATGGATTTTCATCGAAATATATGGTTGTGGACAATTGCTTATTAGTAATTCTGTTAGTTGGTATAACCTGATATATAAGGAAATTTTCATTATGTGATCATTTCTGGCACCGAAAACTATCTTAGATTGCTGTCggtttcatcatcttttcaaaTTGTTTTTCAGACTGTGCATCACAATGCGTACTATGAAGATCCTTATGCACAGGAGTTTGGTATAAAAATTGATGAGAGGCTTGCTTCAGTTGAGGCTCGAGTTCTACCTGCACCTTGGGTCAGCTTCTTAGGCTTCTGGTTATATGATTATGATGTTTTCACTACTATAATTTTTGATGGACTGGTAATCATTGCTCTTGGTTCCCCTTGCATTTTTAGCTTAAATACCACGATACTGGAAAAGAGAAGGATTGCTTGCCCAGGGTTGGCCAGTGGAATATGATGAACAAGGTATGGGTTCGGAACGATATATATTGGTGTCATGCTTTGTTGGAATTGGTGTCATTCTTATACATTGTTGTGTTACTATAACTTTGCCTCTTATTTGATTGTACAAGTCTGTGGTTTAAATTGAAAAGAATAAATACTTGAGATATTTTTCTGCTTGGAAaaatatgcttttaaaagttgATCTtcataattttacattttttcctGCTTGCCATTTATAACACCTGGGATGATGAAGGTAACAGGTGTTTGTAAATAATTTATGgattttgttttgctttttctttattCTGTTTAATTGTATTATCTCGTTTTTGCTATGTAGAAAATGGTGAATGGTGGGAGGGTGAGTAACTGGACGTGCATCAACTTTTCAAGAAGTGTCCAAGATAATGCTGCTAGGGGATTCTGTCATGAGCTGGCTGTGATGTGCCAAGTATCTGGAATGGTATGTCTATTTTGAGGCTGCAATAGTTTCAATATGAGCAGAAGCATTTTCTTTTCAGAGTTTTTCTCACTATTGGTAttcttgaatttttatttttttttattgtccttTTATCTAGGACTTTGCTCTAGAGCCTGTCCTTCCTCCTTTGACTGCTCGACCTGAGCAAGTGGACAGAGCTCTAAAAGCGCGGTACCAGGATTGCATGAACATacttaaaccacagggtagagAACTTGACTTGTTGATTGTAATACTGCCTGACAACAATGGTTCTTTATATGGTACGCCTCCTAGGTTCCTACCAGATAATGTTTCTTCACCTATTTTATTCTGTTCTCAAATTGCTTAAATATGTTTTGTGCTTTTCTTCCTACAGGAGATCTGAAAAGGATTTGTGAGACAGATCTTGGATTAGTCTCACAGTGCTGTTTGACTAAGCATGTTTTTAAGATGAGCAAGCAGTATCTTGCAAATGTCGCTCTCAAGATCAATGTTAAGGTGAGTTTCTTTTTCGTGCAATTTTTTCTGGCTACTTTATCTAGATGGTTACATCTTAATTTTGCTTTGGCACCTATAGGTCGGCGGAAGAAATACAGTTCTCATGGATGCGCTCACACGAAGGATACCCTTGGTCAGCGATAGACCAACTATCATATTTGGTGCTGACGTGACTCATCCTCATCCTGGGGAGGATAGTAGCCCTTCCATTGCAGCGGTAAGATCAACTTAGTACAGAATGAAAATATAGAAAGATTTTGTCatttgaaaatgaaattgcGGAGTTCTACCGTCGCTTGGATTGCTGTAATTGGGCTTTACACAGGTTGTTGCATCTCAAGACTGGCCTGAGGTGACAAAGTATGCTGGCTTAGTAAGCGCACAAGCTCACCGCCAAGAACTTATTCAGGATTTGTTCAAAGTATGGCAGGATCCTCAACGAGGAACTATCACTGGTGGGATGATAAAGTATGTTTTTGTTATTCCTCGGCACtaccaatctttttttttggctacaCTTGTGTTGCTTTTACATTTTTGGTAGAAAGCCTTATTTAATGAAATTGTATCGAATTTTGTAGGGAGCTTCTCATCTCTTTTAAACGTGCCACCGGACAAAAACCTCAGCGTATCATATTTTACAGGTATCATTCATCTTGTATTCGTAAATTGGATTTTGGACAATTATGTTTATGGTATTGGTCTTTCAGGGATGGTGTCAGTGAGGGGCAGTTTTATCAAGTATTGTTGTATGAACTGGATGCCATTAGGAAGGTATATTCACTATATATGACTGATCATAACCCCATGGTTTCGCAGCATATACCTTTGCTTTCCTAATTACTTGCATCTGATCTTTTTTTCATGGTAAATTCAGGCATGTGCATCGCTGGAGCCTAATTATCAGCCACCGGTAACTTTTGTGGTGGTTCAAAAGCGTCATCACACACGGCTGTTTGCTAATAACCATCATGATCAGCGAACTGTTGATAGAAGTGGAAATATATTGCCTGGTCAGAATTTAGTCATTGGCATAAACAATAATTTTCTCTGGCCTTTTAATAACTTCTTAAGGGTGACCTAATACTCTGGCTATTGATGGCAGGTACTGTGGTTGATTCGAAGATTTGCCATCCGACAGAGTTCGATTTCTATCTATGCAGTCACGCTGGCATACAAGTAAATATCCATTGGTTGTCTATATTGTTTCCCCTATTTTCATCGTCTTTACTGATTTGTTTTTGAAACTCTTAAACACTTGCAGGGCACCAGCCGTCCTGCGCACTATCATGTCTTGTGGGACGAGAACAAGTTCACTGCTGATGCACTGCAGTCTCTTACAAACAATCTATGCTACACGTAAGATTTCTTGCTTTTCTTATAATTTCCTAGATACTGCATTGTTGGAAAGTCCCTTCAACTGATTGTTTGAGTTCCTATTTTGCAGCTATGCTAGGTGTACCCGTTCTGTCTCAATCGGTAAATATTTCTGATCTTGCGTTACTGATCCAAAACACCAAATACCTTGAGCACAtacattttctattttattgttatataaattttcttttttctggtcTTCTTTGCAGTTCCTCCTGCATATTATGCTCATCTGGCCGCATTCCGTGCTCGGTTCTACATGGAGGCGGATACTTCGGATAGTGGATCAATGGCCAGCGGCGCTGCTGCTGGGCGGGGTGCTCCTTCCGGAGGCGCACGCAGTACCAGAACCCAAGGAAATGTTGCTGTTAGGCCCCTGCCTGCTCTGAAGGAGAATGTGAAAAGGGTCATGTTTTATTGCTAAATTATATATGAGCTCCTTGAAAGAACTGTGTGGGCAAGACTTCTTTTGTGTTGTCGCTTGTGGTGTTTGACTGGGTTCGAGTCTCTGTGCTTGCCTTTTGTTTGCTGCTGTGACAATTATTGTGTTTCGTTCCATGatgtttaattttctttatgtCATGTTGTGTAAACCTCAACTCTTGAACTTAATAACTTAAGGTCTCTGGTTTTCTGTGAACTTTTTGTTGAATCTTTTCCTGGGCTGCGGTACGCCGTTATGCTTTAAATCTCTTCATTTTGctgcaaaattttattgtccATAGAGTTGCGTGGTACGAAGCATCGGTAGTTTGCGTCTGTGTTTGCTCCAAAATGCTCTCTCATGGGGTATTATCGTCTGTTTTGGACATGCCATAACTGCGTAATTATGCGACCGCAACAAAATGAAGGTGTTCATTATATTAAGTTGACATTGGATTCTTGGGGCATTGTTGACGTTGTGAATGAATCTGTTAGTTCCCCTAAAAGGTCAAAGTTCCTCAACAACTTTTTGAGTTAACTTCCACTATATTATCTTAAAAAACCTCTTCTTATAAATGTAACTAATGTTAAACATTTCAACGCTTTAAATCTCCCTCCGTATAAGTTACTACCCAAGATTCGCTTTGCCCGTACTAATTTGTAGGAGATCTTACCCATTTTTATAAGGCCCGCGGGATCCTAACCAGGAAATTTCTCGGAAAGTTTGCTCTCGACTCTCTGAATAAAGCTAGAAAAACAAAACCCTACTTCTTTATTTCTATTTGCCCAAACGAAACCCTGCTTTTCTATACCTATTTGCTCAAACATGTCAGAGAAATGCTTTTTGCACCTTTTAAGAAGTTCGGTCGTAAATTTTACATCCACCCTCTaaggatttattttttttaaaaaggtttttacTATAAAAACAATGATTagattattgaaaaaaaaaataaattgttttcTTCGATAGATAGAATGTGAGACAAATCCTGcgttttatttctattttcttaAACTCGTCAAAGAAATGCTACTCATGCATTCAAAAAAAAGGTCTCGAGATTGACCTTGTTTTCAATCTTACCGAGATGAGTAATATTTCTTGAGGAGCAGGATTCGGGGTGTAAAATTCAAACCACCCATCAAAGAacttagatatttttttaaattttgttaattttttttttcaagaataaTAAGATtagtaaaacaaaattattatattttggatGGATATATACATGGAATGTAagattcttattttattttttgactatACAAAAAACAGCCCCTGCTCAACATGTGATGAGCGCTAGGGTCGAATCGCTGTCACTGAATAAATGCATCTCGACGAGAAACCCTGGCCACATCTTATGATTTGATTTAAAGCCAGTTCTTGTGATCTACTGTATCTTTTGTGCCCGATCAAATCATTGGAGCAACTTTTCCCTCTGCAGGGATAGGCACTATGAACGCACATTTTGTCTTCTTATCAGCCTCTGTCGTAGCAGAGATCTTTTTCACGCTCAGAGACGAATCAAGAGATTCTGGCATTGTGCTGCAACTAAACAAGCATGGACAAGTTAAGGTTGGAGAGTCTCAGTGCGTCTTGTTAAGTGTCCGCTTTGTCAATTTTAGACCcccaactttattttatttattttttctacgcAGGTGTGAATGTTTTGTTTGCCAAATGTGTCTCTAGATTGttcctttctccttttttttttttttttttttttttttttaaatttactacTGAAGTTTGTTTCAACATAAGCAGAATTATTAGAACAAATGCGCGCATCAGTAaattttccacccaaacttgtAATTTTCCATCAGTTTTCCATTGCAACATAAGCATGATCTTATATTTTAGTATACTAAACCTCAAAAACTTTTGGTtggtagagagaggagaggactCTAATTCTGAAAAGTGTCTACTGTGCAGAGAAGAACAAAAAGCAATATAAAAaggcaaaaaacaaaaaagagagagaaaaaaaaaacaaaaggtaaCGGGAGATCACATGTGACATGCGCACATGTGGTGTCGATAATTCGAGGCAGCTGTTTG
This genomic window from Ananas comosus cultivar F153 linkage group 3, ASM154086v1, whole genome shotgun sequence contains:
- the LOC109707422 gene encoding protein argonaute 1B-like isoform X2 encodes the protein MVRKRRTGPPGSAESSQSTEGSSSGEQRAPQQRSERAPMPQQQGGGRAWAPAHPQQGGRGGGQYHGRGGGQYQGRGGGQYQARGQQAGGPPSEYQGRGGPHPRGGMPPQQYYGGRRGGGSGMTGGRGGVPVAAGPSRTDPELHQATQVQYQAAQAASSLSEAGLSSQPAEVSPEQIEHPFQQLTIQGTGSTSQAIQPVSSKSVRFPLRPGKGSVGDRCIVKANHFFAELPDKDLHQYDVTITPEVSSRGVNRAVMAELVSLYRESHLGGRLPAYDGRKSLYTAGPLPFSSKIFEITLHDEEESLGAPRRENPFKVLIKFAARADLHHLAMFLAGKQADAPQEALQVLDIVLRELPTARYSPVGRSFYSPNLGRRQQLGEGLESWRGFYQSIRPTQMGLSLNIDMSSTAFIEPLPVIDFVVQLLNRDISARPLSDADRVKIKKALRGVKVEVTHRGNMRRKYRISGLTSQATRELTFPVDDRGTMKSVVQYFQETYGFNIQHTTLPCLQVGNQQRPNYLPMEVCKIVEGQRYSKRLNEKQITALLRVTCQRPQERELDILQTVHHNAYYEDPYAQEFGIKIDERLASVEARVLPAPWLKYHDTGKEKDCLPRVGQWNMMNKKMVNGGRVSNWTCINFSRSVQDNAARGFCHELAVMCQVSGMDFALEPVLPPLTARPEQVDRALKARYQDCMNILKPQGRELDLLIVILPDNNGSLYGDLKRICETDLGLVSQCCLTKHVFKMSKQYLANVALKINVKVGGRNTVLMDALTRRIPLVSDRPTIIFGADVTHPHPGEDSSPSIAAVVASQDWPEVTKYAGLVSAQAHRQELIQDLFKVWQDPQRGTITGGMIKELLISFKRATGQKPQRIIFYRYHSSCIRKLDFGQLCLWYWSFRDGVSEGQFYQVLLYELDAIRKACASLEPNYQPPVTFVVVQKRHHTRLFANNHHDQRTVDRSGNILPGTVVDSKICHPTEFDFYLCSHAGIQGTSRPAHYHVLWDENKFTADALQSLTNNLCYTYARCTRSVSIVPPAYYAHLAAFRARFYMEADTSDSGSMASGAAAGRGAPSGGARSTRTQGNVAVRPLPALKENVKRVMFYC